The following are encoded in a window of Desulfomicrobium macestii genomic DNA:
- a CDS encoding HD domain-containing phosphohydrolase produces the protein MSERILFVDDEKFVLETFRRNLRNRFEIETAGSGLDALRLMESSGPFAVVVSDLKMPVMDGVELLGVIKNRWPDTVRVMLTGHADLDTAISAVNKGAIFRLLTKPCAPDALLSAVNDGVQQYRLIMSERQLLHGTLRGCIQVLSELLALVSPKAFGRAEKAKPLVAGIVQVLGLEGSWKYELAAMLSQIGCISLPMDILERKISCKALSKDEQEIFLMHPDIAGNLLRHVPRLESVVEMISEHELAVDKNPCAGARILKAALDFADLDNVGISAAEALQRMREMPDVYDVRVLSALAEVVERRQQSEIRSVLIDDLREGMLLMDPVLSGKGAVLMDRGQSITVAGLELIRNFGTILGVKEPLYVLARKEQKQAPEL, from the coding sequence ATGAGCGAACGGATTCTTTTTGTCGACGATGAAAAATTCGTGCTTGAGACGTTTCGGCGCAACTTGCGCAATCGTTTCGAGATCGAGACCGCCGGAAGCGGCCTGGATGCCTTGCGGCTCATGGAGTCGAGCGGGCCCTTCGCCGTGGTTGTTTCCGACCTGAAGATGCCTGTCATGGATGGGGTGGAGCTTCTGGGCGTCATCAAGAATCGCTGGCCGGACACGGTCCGCGTCATGCTGACCGGCCACGCCGACCTCGATACGGCCATCTCGGCTGTGAACAAGGGCGCGATCTTCCGGTTGCTGACCAAGCCTTGCGCCCCGGACGCCCTCCTTTCGGCGGTGAACGACGGCGTGCAACAGTACCGGCTGATAATGTCCGAGAGACAGCTTCTGCACGGCACCCTGCGCGGATGTATCCAGGTCTTGTCGGAACTTCTCGCGCTGGTCAGTCCCAAGGCCTTTGGGCGTGCAGAAAAAGCCAAACCCCTGGTCGCGGGCATTGTCCAGGTTCTCGGCCTGGAGGGGAGCTGGAAATACGAACTGGCGGCCATGCTTAGTCAGATCGGGTGCATATCCCTGCCCATGGATATCCTTGAACGGAAGATCTCCTGCAAGGCTCTTTCGAAGGACGAGCAGGAAATATTCTTGATGCATCCGGACATCGCCGGCAATCTGTTGCGGCACGTTCCCCGCCTGGAGAGCGTGGTCGAGATGATCTCGGAGCATGAGCTGGCCGTGGATAAAAATCCTTGCGCGGGCGCAAGGATACTGAAGGCGGCGCTGGATTTCGCGGATCTCGACAATGTCGGAATTTCCGCTGCTGAAGCGTTGCAGCGCATGCGGGAGATGCCGGACGTGTACGACGTGCGGGTCTTGTCTGCCTTGGCTGAAGTCGTGGAAAGGCGGCAGCAAAGCGAGATCCGCAGCGTCCTGATCGACGATCTGCGCGAGGGCATGCTGCTGATGGATCCGGTGTTGAGCGGAAAGGGCGCGGTCCTGATGGACAGGGGACAGAGCATCACCGTGGCAGGGCTGGAACTGATCCGCAATTTCGGAACCATCCTGGGGGTCAAGGAGCCGCTCTACGTGCTGGCCAGGAAAGAACAGAAGCAGGCGCCGGAACTGTAG
- a CDS encoding PAS domain-containing hybrid sensor histidine kinase/response regulator translates to MILIRLHSASREELLNRLAESEDRFRLVCDNLPDSYVYQFTLEPDGTPRFLFLSAGIERLHGLSAEDVMRDGRLLYDQVSPAQFQEMKANQVASIKDLSDFVMKLSMRRTDGVWRWFQISSRPRRLADGRIIWDGVITDISEQMESQQEIQRASELLEQAGEIAGLGGWEFNVKTLQGTWTSQVARIHDLAPSEKVSAEQGLSFYIETSREKIASAVQDAVDLALPYDLELEMLTAAGNKKWVRTVGRPVVEDGQVVKIAGVIQDVTEMKKAEISLRESEQRYREIFNATSEAIFISEADTGRLLDVNDAMLSMYGYRSKDAVLAGNIGDLSSNEEPFTEAEAQKRIAAAFHGERLQFDWQAKRHDGTVFPVEVTLRHSLIGGQKRIIAAARDITERKRAETALRESEHHFRTLANAGTALIWTSGPDMLCDYFNDTWLDFTGRTLEQELGNGWAEGVHPEDHDRCLDFYVAKFNLREAFEIEYRLRHADGSYRWILDLGNPRHDSAGAFIGYIGHCYDITERKHNEQAIIQAKEDAEAANSAKSSFLANMSHEIRTPLNGIMAMMQVLEMTPLNPEQAKYVSMAMTSSDRLARLLTDLLDLSRIESGRMILREEEFGARELCESVFELFLVASREKGIRLESSLDPALPPMLLGDESRLRQILFNLIGNAVKFTDTGSVTLEMTPLRFENGQPLVLMSVTDTGIGIPTERLDELFQPFSQVETSYTRKYQGAGLGLSIVRRLVELMNGHIIMDSVPDEGTSVHVILPLKLPPALLNARDRENGQDKPVRGMRILLAEDDWTNAFATKTLLEKSGHKVSLAVNGQEVLDLLEKQGFDLILMDIQMPVMDGIAATRAIRAKTSQVSNKDIPIIAMTAFAMRGDKDKFLDAGMNGYLAKPVTMKDLQSELAKVAQGFVG, encoded by the coding sequence ATGATACTCATTCGCCTCCACTCGGCCAGTCGCGAAGAACTTCTGAATCGTCTCGCAGAGAGCGAAGACAGATTTCGTCTTGTGTGCGACAATCTTCCCGACAGCTATGTGTACCAATTTACCCTGGAGCCGGACGGCACACCCCGTTTTCTTTTCCTCAGCGCCGGCATCGAACGTCTCCACGGACTCAGCGCGGAAGACGTGATGCGAGATGGACGTCTTCTGTATGACCAAGTGTCTCCAGCCCAATTTCAAGAGATGAAAGCCAACCAGGTCGCCAGTATCAAGGACCTCTCGGATTTTGTCATGAAACTCTCCATGCGTCGCACCGATGGTGTCTGGCGTTGGTTCCAGATCAGCTCGCGGCCCCGCCGTCTGGCCGACGGCCGGATCATCTGGGATGGGGTCATTACGGACATCTCGGAGCAGATGGAATCGCAGCAGGAGATCCAACGGGCAAGCGAATTACTGGAGCAGGCTGGAGAAATTGCCGGACTTGGGGGATGGGAGTTCAATGTGAAGACCCTGCAAGGCACCTGGACGAGCCAGGTGGCAAGAATCCACGACCTGGCGCCCAGTGAAAAGGTAAGCGCCGAACAGGGTCTGAGCTTCTACATCGAAACGTCCAGGGAAAAAATAGCGAGTGCGGTGCAGGACGCCGTGGACCTGGCGCTTCCGTATGATCTGGAGCTGGAGATGCTGACCGCCGCCGGGAATAAAAAATGGGTCAGAACCGTGGGCAGGCCCGTGGTGGAAGACGGCCAGGTCGTGAAAATCGCCGGTGTCATTCAGGACGTCACGGAGATGAAGAAGGCCGAAATTTCACTGCGGGAGAGCGAACAGCGCTACAGAGAGATCTTCAACGCAACATCCGAAGCCATTTTCATCAGCGAAGCGGACACCGGCAGGCTGCTCGACGTAAACGATGCCATGCTCTCGATGTACGGCTACCGTTCCAAGGATGCAGTTCTGGCGGGAAACATAGGGGACTTGAGTTCAAACGAGGAACCATTCACCGAAGCGGAGGCTCAGAAGAGAATCGCCGCGGCGTTTCACGGGGAGCGCCTCCAGTTCGACTGGCAGGCCAAGCGACACGACGGCACTGTTTTTCCGGTCGAGGTCACGCTCAGGCACTCGCTCATCGGCGGTCAGAAAAGGATCATCGCAGCAGCCCGCGACATCACCGAACGCAAGCGGGCGGAAACGGCCCTGCGGGAGAGCGAACACCACTTCCGAACCTTGGCCAACGCCGGAACGGCCCTGATCTGGACATCAGGCCCGGACATGCTCTGCGACTATTTCAACGATACCTGGCTGGACTTCACGGGCCGCACCCTTGAGCAGGAGCTTGGCAACGGTTGGGCCGAAGGCGTGCATCCGGAAGACCATGACCGCTGCCTGGACTTTTACGTTGCGAAATTCAACCTCCGGGAAGCGTTCGAGATCGAGTACCGGTTGCGTCATGCCGACGGCTCCTACCGCTGGATCCTCGATCTCGGCAACCCGCGCCACGACAGCGCGGGAGCGTTCATCGGCTACATTGGCCATTGCTACGACATCACCGAACGCAAGCACAATGAGCAGGCTATCATTCAGGCCAAGGAAGACGCCGAAGCCGCCAACAGCGCCAAGAGTTCGTTCCTGGCCAACATGAGCCACGAAATCCGCACGCCGCTGAACGGCATCATGGCCATGATGCAAGTTTTGGAGATGACGCCGCTGAACCCGGAACAAGCCAAGTACGTCTCCATGGCCATGACGTCCTCGGACCGTCTTGCCCGACTTCTGACAGACCTTCTCGACCTCTCCCGCATCGAATCCGGCAGGATGATCCTGCGCGAGGAGGAGTTTGGGGCCAGGGAACTGTGCGAGTCCGTGTTCGAGCTTTTCCTTGTCGCATCCAGGGAGAAAGGCATCAGACTGGAGAGTTCCCTTGACCCCGCCCTGCCCCCGATGTTGCTCGGGGACGAATCGCGGCTGCGCCAGATTCTCTTCAATCTGATCGGCAATGCGGTGAAATTTACCGATACGGGTTCGGTAACACTGGAGATGACGCCGCTGCGGTTCGAGAACGGGCAACCGCTCGTGCTCATGAGCGTGACCGACACCGGAATCGGAATCCCGACCGAGCGGTTGGACGAACTGTTCCAGCCCTTCTCCCAGGTCGAAACGTCCTACACCCGGAAATACCAGGGCGCGGGACTCGGCCTGTCCATCGTGCGCAGGCTCGTTGAACTCATGAACGGCCACATCATCATGGACAGCGTGCCGGACGAGGGAACCAGCGTGCATGTCATCCTGCCCCTGAAGCTGCCACCGGCACTTCTGAACGCCCGAGACCGGGAGAACGGTCAGGATAAACCTGTGCGTGGGATGCGCATACTGCTGGCCGAAGACGACTGGACCAACGCCTTCGCCACCAAGACACTCCTGGAAAAAAGCGGCCACAAGGTATCCTTGGCGGTGAACGGCCAGGAAGTCCTCGATCTGCTCGAAAAGCAGGGATTCGACCTGATCCTCATGGACATCCAAATGCCCGTCATGGACGGGATCGCGGCTACCAGGGCTATCCGCGCGAAAACAAGCCAGGTATCGAATAAAGACATTCCCATCATCGCCATGACCGCTTTTGCCATGCGCGGGGACAAGGACAAATTCCTTGATGCCGGAATGAACGGATACCTGGCCAAACCGGTGACCATGAAGGATTTGCAGTCGGAACTCGCAAAGGTAGCCCAAGGATTCGTCGGCTGA
- a CDS encoding winged helix-turn-helix domain-containing protein — MTNHTHVMFCLSRDPGMRMKDIAGEVGIAERAVQHIVADLRAAGYLIGEREGRRVRYTILRDQRLRHPLESGCCIGDVLEVLERLTGASR; from the coding sequence TTGACCAATCACACACACGTAATGTTCTGCCTGTCCCGGGATCCGGGCATGCGCATGAAGGACATCGCCGGCGAGGTCGGCATCGCGGAGCGGGCCGTCCAGCACATCGTCGCCGATTTGCGGGCCGCCGGTTATCTGATCGGGGAGCGCGAAGGCCGCCGGGTCAGATATACCATCCTTCGCGACCAGCGCCTGCGGCATCCCCTGGAAAGCGGATGCTGCATCGGCGACGTCCTTGAAGTCCTGGAACGATTGACGGGTGCTTCAAGATGA
- a CDS encoding MFS transporter gives MKWIVLCAGCLTQMILGGIYAWSEFVPLLRAEYGLTSSQCGIIFGATIAVFTCVMIPAGRFLQRRGARLTALVGALLFCAGYLTASLSQGNFLLLFLGLSVVTGAGIGFGYICPLTVSMKWFPDKKGLVTGVSVAGFGAGAIFLSVVAEHLLVTRAKDVMHVFRFIGLGSGAIAICSALLMREPSSDDHARNLQGRDRAALPLSLLTSRNFLLLCLGMFSGTFAGLLVVGNLKPVALSLGLGNSAATLAISVFALGNAMGRIGWGQVHDRLGSRLTILLSQAFLGLSMLLFLLPSAPGLVLAAVLFTGIGFGGCFVVYAASIVEQMGIELFPRLYPICFLWYGLAALIGPPLGGIMADATGSYGVSIAVSALLVLITAPLSWVLFQRKQITRNVMDYRGPLCNRFGSCE, from the coding sequence ATGAAATGGATCGTTCTTTGCGCAGGGTGTCTGACCCAGATGATACTTGGCGGCATTTACGCCTGGAGTGAGTTTGTTCCGCTTCTGAGAGCGGAGTATGGTTTGACGTCAAGCCAGTGCGGCATCATTTTCGGCGCCACCATTGCGGTCTTCACCTGTGTCATGATTCCCGCGGGGCGGTTTCTGCAGCGTCGCGGCGCGCGTTTGACGGCGCTGGTCGGAGCGCTTCTTTTTTGTGCGGGCTATCTGACGGCGTCTTTGTCGCAAGGCAATTTCCTTCTGCTGTTTCTTGGTCTCAGCGTGGTCACGGGAGCCGGAATCGGCTTTGGATACATCTGTCCCCTGACGGTCTCCATGAAATGGTTTCCGGATAAGAAGGGACTCGTGACCGGAGTCTCGGTCGCCGGTTTCGGTGCCGGAGCCATCTTCCTGAGCGTCGTGGCCGAACACCTGCTTGTGACCCGCGCCAAGGACGTGATGCATGTGTTTCGCTTTATCGGCCTTGGCTCCGGCGCCATCGCGATATGCAGCGCCCTGCTCATGCGCGAGCCGTCCTCGGACGATCACGCGCGAAACCTTCAGGGCAGGGACCGGGCGGCCTTGCCGTTAAGCTTGCTGACCTCGCGTAATTTTTTGCTCCTGTGTCTTGGCATGTTCAGCGGAACCTTCGCCGGACTGCTGGTGGTGGGCAACCTCAAGCCCGTCGCCTTGTCCCTGGGCCTCGGGAACTCGGCCGCCACTCTGGCCATATCGGTCTTCGCCCTGGGCAACGCCATGGGCCGGATAGGCTGGGGGCAGGTTCACGATCGGCTCGGTTCACGGCTGACCATCCTTCTTTCCCAGGCTTTTCTTGGACTGAGCATGCTCCTCTTTCTGCTTCCGTCCGCGCCAGGGCTCGTGCTGGCCGCCGTTCTGTTCACGGGTATCGGTTTTGGAGGATGCTTCGTCGTCTACGCCGCCTCGATCGTGGAGCAGATGGGGATAGAGCTGTTCCCCCGCCTTTATCCCATTTGTTTCCTCTGGTACGGGCTGGCGGCGCTCATCGGGCCGCCCTTGGGCGGCATCATGGCCGACGCCACCGGATCATACGGGGTCTCCATCGCCGTGAGCGCGTTGCTCGTTCTGATCACGGCGCCTTTGAGCTGGGTTTTGTTTCAGCGCAAACAGATCACAAGAAATGTAATGGATTACAGAGGACCGTTGTGCAATCGCTTTGGTTCATGCGAATGA
- a CDS encoding tellurite resistance TerB family protein gives MSIMNLLDQMLQSGQGALQNAGNRANAATGGNPLGALLTGAGGGALAAGTIGVLMGSKKARKMGGTALKYGGLAALGLVAYKAFSTWQQNSASAPQVPQPRTEDRVPALEAEFHGKAVLRAIIAAAKADGHIDDRERQLIDQSIAQLTSDRELQSWVDQELRKPMDPAEIATSATTPEIAAEMYLASLLMVDEENFMERAYLDELARKMNLDPSFKLELERQARQAQL, from the coding sequence ATGAGTATAATGAATCTTCTGGATCAAATGCTTCAGTCGGGTCAGGGGGCATTGCAGAATGCCGGGAACCGGGCAAATGCCGCGACAGGGGGAAATCCCCTGGGCGCACTGCTCACGGGAGCGGGAGGCGGCGCTCTGGCCGCGGGTACGATCGGGGTGCTCATGGGCAGCAAGAAGGCGCGCAAGATGGGCGGTACGGCTCTCAAGTACGGCGGCCTGGCGGCGCTCGGACTTGTGGCCTACAAGGCTTTCAGCACCTGGCAGCAGAACAGCGCCTCCGCGCCCCAAGTGCCGCAACCCCGGACGGAGGACAGGGTTCCTGCCCTGGAAGCCGAATTCCACGGAAAGGCGGTTCTGCGCGCGATCATCGCGGCGGCGAAGGCGGACGGCCATATCGATGATCGTGAACGGCAGTTGATCGACCAGAGTATCGCGCAGTTGACCAGTGACCGGGAACTGCAGTCCTGGGTAGATCAGGAACTGCGCAAGCCCATGGATCCTGCGGAAATCGCGACTTCGGCCACGACTCCGGAGATTGCCGCTGAAATGTATCTGGCCAGCCTCTTGATGGTGGACGAGGAGAATTTCATGGAGCGTGCCTATCTGGACGAACTGGCTCGCAAGATGAATCTGGATCCGTCTTTCAAGTTGGAACTGGAACGTCAGGCCAGACAGGCACAACTTTGA
- a CDS encoding ketopantoate reductase family protein yields METLIIGAGAMGGLFATLLTPLVPVTLFTTNAGHAEAINRTGLALICMDGQVRRSSACALTDPDRYGRRADLILICTKARSTGQAAEIASRLLARDGLVLTLQNGLGNLELIQAAVGVSRAAAGITAQAATLLGPGQVRHAGSGPTVLGAGPGQEKKIAAVAALFNQAGIATTVTEDVAALLWSKLIVNVGINALTALLRVPNGTLAQIPECESLMADAVTEAMAVARALCVRLPDEAPLEKVRAVCALTSGNQSSMLQDILAGKPTEIDVINGAVVREGAKTGIPTPVNQMLTELIKALEATTAQRIN; encoded by the coding sequence ATGGAGACACTGATCATCGGCGCCGGTGCCATGGGCGGATTGTTCGCAACCCTGCTCACGCCGCTGGTTCCTGTAACCCTGTTCACCACCAATGCCGGGCACGCCGAGGCCATCAATCGAACCGGGCTGGCCCTCATCTGCATGGATGGCCAGGTCCGTCGCTCTTCGGCCTGCGCACTGACCGATCCAGACCGGTACGGCCGCCGCGCCGACCTGATCCTCATTTGCACCAAGGCCCGCTCGACCGGCCAGGCCGCCGAAATCGCAAGCCGACTGCTGGCCCGGGACGGCCTGGTGCTGACCCTCCAGAACGGGCTCGGCAACCTCGAACTCATCCAGGCCGCTGTCGGCGTCTCCCGCGCCGCCGCCGGAATCACCGCCCAGGCGGCCACCCTGCTCGGCCCCGGACAGGTGCGCCATGCAGGCAGCGGCCCCACGGTGCTCGGCGCAGGGCCCGGACAGGAAAAGAAGATCGCCGCCGTCGCCGCCCTGTTCAACCAGGCAGGCATCGCCACCACCGTCACCGAAGACGTCGCGGCCCTGCTCTGGTCCAAGCTCATCGTCAACGTGGGCATCAACGCCCTGACCGCGCTGCTGCGGGTCCCAAACGGCACCTTGGCCCAAATCCCGGAATGCGAATCCCTCATGGCCGATGCTGTAACCGAGGCCATGGCCGTGGCCCGGGCCCTTTGCGTCCGACTGCCGGACGAAGCTCCACTGGAGAAAGTCCGGGCGGTTTGCGCCCTGACCAGCGGCAACCAGTCCTCAATGCTTCAGGACATCCTCGCGGGCAAACCCACCGAAATCGATGTCATCAACGGCGCGGTCGTCCGCGAAGGCGCCAAGACCGGCATCCCCACCCCTGTGAACCAGATGCTGACGGAACTGATAAAGGCGCTGGAAGCCACCACCGCGCAACGAATCAATTGA
- a CDS encoding sll1863 family stress response protein gives MQEKKDAYVQKLKAKIDEWNAEIDLLAAKANQSRADLKLGYLERIEELKGKRNELESKMKALQEAGGSAWEELKDGLEESLKVWKDSFSKAKAAFGQGFKEGKEDKD, from the coding sequence ATGCAGGAAAAAAAAGATGCCTATGTGCAGAAACTTAAAGCCAAAATTGATGAATGGAACGCCGAGATCGATCTGCTGGCCGCAAAGGCGAATCAGTCCAGGGCCGATCTGAAGCTTGGCTACCTTGAACGCATCGAGGAGCTGAAGGGAAAACGCAATGAGCTTGAATCGAAAATGAAGGCGTTGCAAGAGGCCGGCGGATCTGCCTGGGAGGAACTCAAAGATGGCCTGGAGGAGTCGCTTAAGGTCTGGAAGGACAGTTTTTCCAAGGCCAAGGCCGCGTTTGGGCAGGGGTTCAAGGAAGGCAAAGAGGACAAGGACTGA
- the tsaA gene encoding tRNA (N6-threonylcarbamoyladenosine(37)-N6)-methyltransferase TrmO yields the protein MDDIRMRPIGVINSPFTDRADMPIQPCGACDVAGRIVLEEALAPGLTDLEGFSHIYLLYHFHMSRGFDLTVVPFMEPAERGLFSTRAPRRPNQIGMSIVRLERIEGNILHILDVDVLDGTPLLDIKPYFKTFDAFPEAISGWAESHQSEAGRVRSDKRFVDPKK from the coding sequence ATGGATGATATCCGCATGCGCCCCATCGGCGTCATCAACTCCCCCTTCACAGACAGGGCCGACATGCCCATCCAGCCTTGCGGCGCGTGCGACGTGGCCGGCCGGATAGTCCTGGAGGAAGCCCTGGCCCCTGGCCTTACGGATCTGGAGGGATTTTCCCACATCTATCTGCTCTATCACTTCCACATGAGCCGGGGTTTCGACCTGACCGTCGTCCCGTTCATGGAACCGGCCGAACGCGGACTCTTTTCCACCCGCGCTCCCAGACGCCCCAACCAGATCGGCATGTCCATCGTGAGGCTTGAACGCATTGAGGGCAACATCCTGCACATCCTCGATGTGGATGTCCTGGACGGCACACCGCTTCTGGACATCAAGCCCTACTTCAAAACCTTCGACGCCTTTCCTGAAGCCATTTCAGGCTGGGCCGAAAGCCATCAGAGCGAAGCGGGCCGGGTCCGCTCCGACAAACGCTTCGTCGATCCCAAGAAATGA